AATTCCAAAATGTCAGATTCAATTTTCATGAGACATTTAAACTGCCCATGATTATCTTCATAGTTCATTATAAAGCAGTCCATTCCGCCTGAGACTGCAGTATGATAATCAATTCAAATGAGGAAAGAAACATATATGCTGAGATACATACTCACACACACATATGCACACATGTACAAGCTAACTTTAAAGTTCCAAATTAGTCTTCTCAAGCACCTAACTTTGCAGGTGAGGatgataaagtttaaatataaaatacctTAAGATCTGCAAATGCTATTTCAGGCTCCACCATCCAGAATTCTGCCAAATGCCTTGAGGTGTGAGAGTGTTCAGCTCGAAAAGTTGGCCCAAATGTATAGACACTGCTAACGGCACATGCATAAGTCTCAACTTGCAGTTGGCCAGAAACGGTCAAAAATGCTTGACGGGCAAAGAAATCCTGGGAATAATCAATCTTCCCATCTTTTTGAGGGATACCAGGCTTAAGCTTAGATCGCTCTTCCAGCCTTGAGAGATTCTCCTTAGCCTTGTTAAGTTCAGCCACAGATGCGGTGATTTCCCCCTTACTTGCTTTAGCAGATTTGAGTTGGGCAACAGCCTCTCCTTTCTCCTTAACAAGTGCCTTGGCAGCTTCAATGTCAGCTTCTGATGGAGGAGGATTCTTAATAAGTTCCTTTTCCACCTTTTCCGCATCACTAATCAAGGTTGTAACTTGAAACATTTCACCAGCACCCTCACAATCACTGGTGGTGATAATTGGAGTGTGTATATAGAGAAATCCATGATTTTGGAAGAATGTGTGGGTAGCATAAGCCAATGCATTACGGATTCTAGCAACTGCAGAAATCTGAAAACAGTCATAATAAATAGATGTCACTCATAATAGCACATGAGGCAACATAAAATAGAGACACGGATTAATAAACTATTATTGCATCACAAAACTCTTTAGCTGAGCTATATAATCAGCTTGGATCTTGCAGTGAGCAATGGAGCTAAAACCAAATTACACCTGTACCTGTTAAATGTACTACCCATGTGATTCGTAAACATCCAAATTCAAGTTGGAAAGTCACTTTTCAGAAAATAAGTAGAGCCAAATGtaaagagagagggagagaaggGAAGATGACCATTTGACTAAAAAATAGCTTAAGATAAAGGAAATTCAGTGGCCAAATTATAAGTGAAAGTTGGTTTCAAATTAAGCATTTTCTCCAGAAAATTGAGGTTAAACTTAAAAGAGCATGATAACACTAATTGCTTTCTTTGCTCAACAACCATTGTGATTCAAAAAGTAAACCAAAAATTAGCTTTGACATTTCACTGATAAAACTCAGGAATTCAAAGAATTTTGACATTGGAAAAATTGAAAAGCccttcaaaaacaacaaaattggGAATGCGTCcataaatatttttcctttttcccgataaaaattacatatttattataaaaattcctTTTCCCCCTTTGGCTAGCATATGGAATTAATAAATTCGGGCATTTTGGCTACGCGTGATTCTTCCATGCAGATTTAACCCATTGATCCATACTAATTTAGGTTAGCATGATCCTTCCATGCAGATTTAACCCATTAATCCACCAAATTCAGTACCATTTCACTAGCTCTCCCTTTTAagataggaaaagaaaagtaaacGGATGTTTCCAATGATAAATCCCCCTGCTTGGAAAAAGATCCGAAGTAGCCAAAAAATGagtctttttcattttccccaATCCAAAACAGCACTACGTCAAATtcaaatcccatttttctcccccttttcctcaaatTTCTACCCATCCAAACAGACCACAATTGCAAATCAGATTTATCCCTGCCAAGAAACTCAAAAACATCTCAAATCAACAGAAACGTATATAGAGAGAGTAGTACCGTGTTGGTTCTTGGTCGAAAGTGAACAAAATCTCTTAGAAACTCGAGGGTTAGCCTGGTCTTAGGCAACGGATACTTTGCTGGATCCACAGGACCAACGTGATGGACCTTCTCAACCCTGAGCTCCACCCTCTGCTTCGTCCCCTCAGGAGGGACCTTGAGCAAGCCCTCTACGTGCACGCACGTGCCGGTCTGCACGAGCTGGCCCAGAGGCGCCACGGCGGCGTCGACGATGACCTGAAGGTTCGCCGGACAGGACCCGTCATTGAGTTCAAGGAAAGCAAACGAACCCTTGCCTTGCTCCCGACCGGTCTTGACCCAACCCCCGACCTTTACGGTCTGACCGGCGAGGCCAGCGCCGCCGTCGGGGCGGGAGAGAATGGTGCGGATCAGGTGACGGTCGGAGAACTGGGCCTTGACGAAGGGAGTGGAAACGTCGTCGTTTAGGGTTGCCAACGCCATTTGGTCAACCGGCGGCACAGAATCCTCGGCCATTGGGCGACTCTGCTGCTGTGGTGACTCCTTTAGGTGACTACGGTAAACCCTAATTGGGTTCTTATTCCGCGGaaggacccttttttttttaatgcggTTGCTTGGAATCAACGGTCCATGAAGGTTTGTCTGatatataaggaaaaattaaaatcaaatcaatattCCTTTGTCCCGGATATTATTTCCTTCGAATCCAAGCACATAGTGTGACAACAAAAATTAAAGTGTAACTTTAATTCACAAGGTTACgattaaatacatttagtttctattggtttaaaatttcaCCATTGAGAggttgattaaaataaaaaacaaaaatgatagaaaaagtattttatgaaattttaattttatagggattagatatatttaatcaaaatttaaggagctgaatgaaattaacttaaCATATAAACGAGCATATATTTATGTATGTTAAATCATTTTATTCACCTATGTGTTTTCACCttctataaaattatttttattttttttttaagaaaagtttgaaaacattaaggtgttgtttgataattgtttttaagaacaattttatatttcttaaaacaaaaaactagaaaacatgtttgacaacaaGAAAAAACGACGTTTTttgataacatcttttagttgttttcattttttttttgaactatttaaaaaaataattatacaaagatatataatgattaaaaataaaattataaacataaaaattatttttaaaacatattaaaaatagactaaaaatattttaggttctcaaatagacttttattttataaaacatcgtaaaactgtttttaaaaactatttttttaatattgtttttaaaaacaattaccaaacaaacccaaaatatttgttttcacttttccattttttctaactcaattgtttaaaaaaaaacaaaagagttgattgatttaaaaaataattttctcttctcaaaaacacaattattttttagattttaaaatatatttaataatctttttgtcataaaacaagttttttagaaCTTGTTGTGGGAAactattttagttgtttttatttatttgttgctttaaaaataataatttataattataaaaaaaaacataacaataaaatattgaaaataaattttatttttaaaaacagataaaaaacaaattgatatGTTATTTctaaaagtaaattatttttatatgttagtaaatatttttaaaaataaattttatttataatattatatatatatatatatatatatatatatatatattaaagttaataaattatttatatatattatttataatttatttcacttattttaattgttaaatataaaaattaaataagagaaaataaattttctttaactgtttttttttatattagtttttcaaaaccaaacataattttaatataacttATAGAGTCGATTTTGAAGTGGTTTTAAAAATACGTTTTTAGTTTGGAAgtagttttaaaaaacgtttttaattttaaaagtgtttttgaaaaaacatcatatatttgataaaaagtaaaatttgaaatattatttaagttacttatttaaatatatttttttaataagattatcaatttaatgataaaattaaaataataatttaatttcttacacaaaaattcaaaatattatcaaatagaaTTTTTGGCATTTCTAATTACATCTTTATTCAATAATGGTAAACAAAAGTTTGAAATGTCGGGGAAAATGAATCACAACAAAAGTATGTTTGTGGACTTGTTGGGCCAGTAACTTAGTATTGGGCCGGGATCAGGCCCAATCCCAACTCACCCCACGCCTGCCAGCCACGATATATATTCATGTCCCccaaaaaccctaaccctagaatTCCCATTGTTTGGAGCCAGAAGCCAAAGAAGCAGCATCAGGAACTTCTGAAAATCCACCATGGGTAAGCTCAAAAAGCTCTCTCTTCTCAGATCTTCTGCCCATTAGGTTTTCTATCTCTGACGGTGAAAATTTGCAGGTAAGGTTCACGGATCTCTGGCTCGTGCCGGTAAGGTGAGAGGCCAAACCCCAAAAGTGGCCAAGCAAGACAAGAAGAAGAAGCCCCGAGGTCGCGCTCACAAGCGCATGCAATACAACCGCCGATTCGTCACCGCCGGTAAAAACGAAACCCTAAATCCTATGTAGACGTATAAGATTTGTTTCATATGCTTATTTCGCATTTGCAATCGTTGTCATGGATAATTGAAATGCGATTAAAAAACTCAGGGTTTGTTGTGACTGATTGTATTTCATTTGCTTTTGGCTGTAGTCGTGGGCTTCGGGAAGAAGAGGGGACCCAACTCGTCGGAGAAGTGAGcgcaaaatatgaaaatttgaagactggttttgttgtttttaatgAATGGTTAGGATATTTCAAGTCTACAATACTGGTTTTTGATACTGGTGTTAACACCATTTTTTGAAGGTTCTTTTAGCTGAACGATGTTGAATTTATGCTTACTTTGTTAGCCAGAGATTATGTGATTTTGCCTTAAGAATGTCTTGATTTGGTGTTACTCTATGAGCTTGAATTTATGATTGCCATATCACTTTTAAGAAATCTTAGCCATGAGTTGTTTGCATTTTCTGGAGTGGTATACTGGGTATTGAGTGGTAGGATTGTGGCCTTTCAAGTATGTTTACAGTATAAATGTTTTGGTTTTTGTAGAAATTTCACCGCTGAAGTTAGTTGATATCCAACTATTTGTTTGGTTTTGGGGATTGGCATAAATGCAATGATGGGTTTAATGCTTGTAGCTGCTAAATTTTGCTCATGGTATGGGCAGTGCAGTGCTTAAAGATAATGATTAATACTTGAAACATGGATTTACAAGTATATTGCCCAAGTAGCTatgaggcctggctcaagtggtgaAGGGTGGGGAGGATTTGTGGGAGGTTCTGTGGTCAACTCCACCCCAATGGGGACCAAAATTTATCTGTAATAAAAAGTATATTGCCCAAGTAGAAATTATTTCCTTCAACGGTTTTCGTTCAGCTAACAATAATTTACAACAATGTATCCTGGATTTGTAGTATTATTGCAAATGCTTGTGGGTATGCAATAACTTTCAATTAGTTCATGCCTACATCCATATAGGTTCCGATTTTGTTAGGgttaaaaagtttaatttctaATGTGTTACCCAAGGGCATGCAGCATTGCAGTT
Above is a window of Vitis vinifera cultivar Pinot Noir 40024 chromosome 11, ASM3070453v1 DNA encoding:
- the LOC100257593 gene encoding asparagine--tRNA ligase, cytoplasmic 1, encoding MAEDSVPPVDQMALATLNDDVSTPFVKAQFSDRHLIRTILSRPDGGAGLAGQTVKVGGWVKTGREQGKGSFAFLELNDGSCPANLQVIVDAAVAPLGQLVQTGTCVHVEGLLKVPPEGTKQRVELRVEKVHHVGPVDPAKYPLPKTRLTLEFLRDFVHFRPRTNTISAVARIRNALAYATHTFFQNHGFLYIHTPIITTSDCEGAGEMFQVTTLISDAEKVEKELIKNPPPSEADIEAAKALVKEKGEAVAQLKSAKASKGEITASVAELNKAKENLSRLEERSKLKPGIPQKDGKIDYSQDFFARQAFLTVSGQLQVETYACAVSSVYTFGPTFRAEHSHTSRHLAEFWMVEPEIAFADLKDDMNCAEAYVKFLCQWLLDNCIDDMEFMAKNFDKGCIDRLRMVASTPFERISYTEAIKLLEEAVKKDKKFENKVEWGIDLASEHERFLTEVLFKKPVIVHDYPKGIKAFYMRLNDDMKTVAAMDVLVPKVGELIGGSQREERYEVIEKRILEMGLPLEPYEWYLDLRRYGTVKHCGFGLGFERMILFATGIDNIRDVIPFPRYPGRADL